A stretch of DNA from Thiothrix subterranea:
ATCGGCGCGGTACAAGGATTTTTTCTGGGCATACAAGGTCGCATCCACCGACATCATTTCGCTGACGGCATGACCTGCGCCAAAATGTTTGCACAAAGTACGGAACGGGCGATCGGTTACGCCAGCCATCGGCGCAACAATCAGGTTGTTATCAAGTGTGTAAGAGCCAATCTTCATTGTGTTCAGAAACGTATCGCGGGCGTGCAGTTTAGCACGGCAAAACAGTCCGGTTGTGGTAAAGTATCCGCCCTATAAGAAACCACCTGTACGGAGATTGAGTGTGCGTTTAACCGTAGAAGAATACCGCCAATGGGAACACAAAAAAGTCACGCTGTTGGGCATGTCTGGTGTTGGTAAAACCCATATTTCCAGTATGTTACGTGAGCATGACTGGTTTCATTATTCCGGTGACTACCGCATTGGTACGTGCTATCTGGATGAAGATATTCTCGATTTGATCAAAGAGCAGGCGATGAAAGTGCCGTTTTTGCGCGAATTATTGCGCAATGATTGGATCTACATTCGCAACAATATTCGCGTGAATGATCTGGGCCCGGTGCTGTCATTCGTCGGCAAATTAGGCAACCCGGAACTCGGTGGCGTGCCGCTGGATGCGTTCATTCAACGCCAAGCACAATACCGCGAAGCCGAAATTGCTGCCATGCGTGATGTGCCGGAATTTATTCGCAAAGCCCAAACGATTTACGGCTATTCGCATTTCGTCAATGACGCAGGCGGCAGTTTGTGCGAGTTGGAAGAACCGGGTGTGTTTGATTTGTTGGCAGAAAATACCCTGATTCTCTACATCAAAGTCACCACGAAAGATGAAGAGCAAAAGCTCATCGACCGCGCACGTAGTGACCCGAAGCCGTTGTATTACCGCCCGAATTTTCTGCGCGAACATTTGGCGGTGTACCTGCAAGAACAAGGGCTGCAATACGCTGCTGAAATGATCCCCGACGATTTCACCCGCTGGGTATTTCCGCGCTTGTTCCATTCGCGTTTGCCGCGTTACGAGGCGATTGCGCACGACTACGGCTACACGGTTACGTCGGAAGAAGCCGCGCAAGTGCGTGATGAAGCCGATTTCAATGCCTTGATTGAAATGGCGATTGCGCGTCATGCTTGAGGTTGTTAGGTACGGGGAGGGATTCCTATGCCATTAGTTGCACATACCGCATTACCGACCTTCGAGCGCCTGCGCCAAGAAGGTCAAACAGTCCTGAGCGAAGATTACGCTTTCAATCAGGATATTCGCGAGCTGCATATCGGTTTCCTTAATATGATGCCGGATGCAGCGTTGGCAGCGACCGAACGCCAGTTTTTCCGGCTGGTGGGCGAATCCAATCTGATTGCGCAATTTCACATTCACCCGTTTACGCTGGAGAGTTTGCCGCGCAGTGCCAAAGCGCAAGCCTACCTCGACCAATATTACGAAAAGTTTGCCGATTTGCGTGAACAAGGCTTGGATGCGCTGATCATTACCGGCGCAAACCCTGCCGCGCAACATTTGGAAGACGAACCGTTTTGGGATGGTTTGTGCGAGGTAGTGGCTTGGGCGCAGGAAAATGTCACCTCTACCTTGTGTTCGTGTTTGGCGAGTCACGCGCTGGTGCAACATTTGTGGGGAATCCGCCGCCGCCCGCTGGGATTCAAGCGTTGGGGCGTGTACAGCCATGCCGTGACCATGCCGGAACACCCGCTGGTGAATGATTTGAATACGCGCTTTGACGTGCCGCACTCGCGTTTCAATCAGATTGATCGGGCGGAACTGGAAGCTGTGGGCGTACAAATATTGGTGGAAAGTCAGGAGGCGGGCGTACACATGGCGGTCAGCCCTGATCTGTTCCGCATGATTTTTTTGCAAGCGCACCCCGAATACGATCAGGTGAGTTTGCTGAAAGAATACCGCCGCGAAACCCTGCGTTGGTTTGACGGGGCGCGGGACGATTACCCGCCATTCCCCGAAAATTATTTGCGCCCCAAAGCCAAAGCGATTCTCACCGAATACCGCTTAGCTCAGGAAATAGCCAAACGCCAAGGCAAACCCTTGCCGGATTTTCCCGAAACCTTGTTGCTGCCGATGTTGCACAATACTTGGCGTGATACCGCCAAAGTGTTTTACAGCAATTGGATCGGCAAGGTTTACCAAATCACCAATAACGACCGCCGTAAGCCATTTATGGAAGGTGTCGACCCAAATGACCCCTTAGGTTTACGTCAAACGCTGGGAATGCGCTAGACTAAGATAATGAAAATTTGGAATTTTACCGTTTTATTGGTGTCATTAGTGCTATTAGTCGGCAGTTTGAAGGCATTGCTGGATTATTGGCAATACGACGAAATGGCGGCAGACGTGGCGCAATTGATGTTGCACCAAGTCAGCGCGGAAGACGTGCGCCAGCAGGTGCAAGAAGCCATTGCCAATAATAATCCCGCTGATGCGCGAATGTACCTAAGCCTTGCCCACACTTTTGGTTACGCGGTTGATCCCGCTGAGTTTGAGGCGGAATTGCAGCGTTTGGAATCACCACTCAATACCGCTCGTCGTACCGTTAATGATTTTGCCAGTGGTTTTGTCGAGGGTGAAGCCAGCAGTGGTGCAGGCGTGGCGGGTGCAATCACCGCCGATTTTACTGTGGTTGGGGATGCTCGCGATTTATGGGCGCAATATCAATTGTATGCCAAGGGTGAGCCGGTCAATGAACTGATTGTCACCTTGGCAGGGGTCGGGGTTGGCTTGACCGCCGCGACGGTGGCGAGTGCGGGGGCGGCTTCCCCCGCGAAAGGTGGTATTTCTACCACAAAATTGGCAGCACGCGCGGGTAAGCTGACACCGGGATTTCAGCGTTTTCTGCTCAGGCAGGGTTCAGACGTGTTCGACTATAAAGGGTTTCTATTGGCGGCGCGTGCCGAAAAAAATATGGATGGCATCAGTAAAGCCGCATTAAAAGCTTATAACCCGCAAGCAACGCGGGCGCTTCAACAAACGGCAGAACAGGTGAATACGATTCGCAAGGCCAGTTCTACCGCTGATGTCGTGCATGTATTGAAATACGTGGAAAATGGTGAAGATTTAATCCGTTTGGAAAAAATAAGCCTAAAATACGGCACAAACACCAAGGGTATCATGAAGTTTCTGGGGAAAAGTGCGTTGGGTACAGTGCGAGTGCTGCGTAAAACGGCTGAACTATTCATCAGTGCTTTTGCATCACTAGTATCGCTTATCGCTTTTTTCGTTTCGCTTAGCGGCATAAAGCTTGCAAAATAATCTTATTAATCTGCCGTTAAGATTAAAATTTGGTCTAAACTTAGCACTCAGTTACGTTACTATTAATATTATTTCTAGCGCAGTAAGGTTATGGGATTACTTGCTTTTAAAGATGCAGCACATCTGGTATCACGCACTGGCTTAGGCGCAGAATGGGATGCTATCAAACACTTGGAAGGGCGTTCCACACAAGATGCAGTCGAATGGGTATTGCACCCCAAACCTGAGGCATTGAAACCTGCTCCAGCGATGACGCCATGGCTGAAGTTAGAACCCATGCGTTTGACCGACATGAAAAGTCGTAATTCCGCGTGGGCTATCTCCCAACGTGAAGGCAAAAACTTGCAGGCGTGGTGGGTAGAGCAGATGTTAACCACAAAAACGCCATTTCTCGAACGCATGACCTTGTTTTGGCACAATCATTTCACCTCTTCCATTCAAAAAACCTTGCAGCCCAGTCTGTTGCACCAACAAAATTTATTGTTTCGCCGTTATGCATTGGGGAGTTTTGCGGAATTGTTGCAAGCGATTGCGCGTGATCCTGCCATGCTGATGTATTTGGATGGGCATCAAAATAACAAAAATCAGCCCAATGAAAATTTTGCCCGCGAATTGTTAGAATTATTTACCATTGGGCGCGGGCATTACCGTGAAACCGATGTGAAAGCGGCAACGCAAGCGTTTACGGGCTGGCGTGTTGATCATCAAACCGGCAAGTTTGTGATTCGCACTGACGAACACACCGAGGGGGCAGTGACCTTTTTGGGCAAAACCGGGCATTTCAAAGGCGATGATATTGTTAAGTTGTTGCTGGCACACCCCCGCACGGCGGAACGCTTGACGGAAAAATTCTGGTTGGCGTTTGTCAGCAATCGCCCCGACCCAGCGCTGATTGGTACTTGGGCGCAACAATTACGGCAATCGAATTACGACATCAAAGGCTTAATGCGCACGGTATTGAACAGCGAAGCATTTTGGGCAAGCGCAAACCGTGGCACTTTGGTGAAATCGCCGGTGGAATTGGTGCTTGGCACGGTACGCATGTTGCCTTACCCGCGCGAATCCACTCAAGAAATGCTGAATCTGTGCCGCCTGTTGGGGCAGGAGCTGTTCGACCCGCCCAACGTTAAAGGCTGGGCGGGGGGGGAACATTGGATCAGTACCCAAACCTTACTGGTACGCAATGCTTACCTTTCCAAATTGTCACGCGGTAATTTAAACGAAAAAGTCGCCAATGGGGTAAAACTCCCCGATGTACCCGCCGAGCAATTGGTCGAATGGTTATTACCCGTTAAACCCTTGAAACCGCTACCGCAAGCGCCGGGAGCGCTGCGCTTAGTGCGTGCGTTGCTGCTTGATCCAGCGTTTCAAGTGTCCTGATACTCTTTATGCGGATGTTGATTACATGAACCGTCGCGAATTTATGGGAATGGCTGCCTTGCTGCCTTGGTTGACTGCTTTGCCTGCGGAAGTATTGGCAGTGCCTGCCCGCCCACAACAACGGGTTGTGGTGTTAGTCAAACTGGCTGGGGGCAATGATGGGTTGAATACCCTGATTCCTCACAATGACCCGCTGTATTATCAACATCGCCCCACGATTGCAGTACCTAAGCATCAACTCATCGACATTGGTGAAGCACAGAGCTTGAACCCTTACCTGAAAGCACTCAAACCCTGGTGGGATAAAGGCAATATGGCGTGGGTACAAGGGGTGGGTTATCCACACAGCACCTTATCGCATTTTCGTTCCAGCGATATTTGGGAAACAGCGGTGGATGCCAGTCAATACGCTGAGACGGGTTGGTTAGGCTCATTATTACCCGGTTGTAAGCCCGGTTTACACGGTATTGCGATCGGTGACAGCAGCGGGCCGATGAACGGAAAAAACTGCAATACCATTGCGATGCAAAGCCCGCAGTCTTTCCTGAGTCAAATCAACCTGCTGGAAGACATTCAGCCGGTGCATACCAATTCGGTGCTGGCGCATATCACCAATGTGCATCACCAACTGTATGCAGCGGGTGAACAGTTAAGCACTAAATTGCAACGCCCGATGGCCTTAGGTGTCAATTTTTCTACCGGCAAATTAGGGCGGGAATTGGAAGCGGTTGCCAAGATGATTTTGACCGGCGTCGATGCAGCCGTATACATGGTCACGCTGGACGGTTTTGATACCCACAGCAACCAAATGGCGGTACAGAGTAATTTACTGCATCAACTTGCCGGGGCGCTGGATTCGTTTGCGCAAGCCATGCAACGTGGCGGGCGCTGGAACGATGTCATGCTGATGACGTATTCCGAATTCGGGCGGCGTGTGCAAGAAAACCACGGCAAAGGCACTGACCACGGCACGGCGTCGGTACAATTGGTCATGGGCGGCAAGGTGCGCGGCGGCATTTACGGCGACGCACCCGATCTTAGCCGTTTGGATGGTGATGGCAATGTGCAACATACGGTCGATTTCCGCGCCGTCTATGGCACGGTATCCCAACGTTGGTTGGGGCAAGCCAGCCCGTGGGCTAAGTTTGGTACGCTGCCGTTTGTTTAAGTCTGAAGCGCTTTCCGGCATAATCGCGCCTTTCTCATTAGCATAGAAAGGCAATTGCCATGTGGTTCAAGAATCTGTACCTGCTGCGTTTGAGCAGTGACTTCGATCTCACGCCCGAAGCGCTGCACGAAGCCCTTGAAAGCAAACCCTTTTTGGGCTGCGGCAATGAATTGCGCGAAGCCAGCGGTTGGGTATCACCGTTTGGGCGCAACAATGAGCAATTGGTATTGGCGACTAACGGTTGTATGTTACTGACCTTGGCGCATCAAGAAAAGCTGCTTCCGGCTTCGGTGGTGCGTGAAGAACTCGATACCTTGGTTGCTGACATCGAAGAAAAAGAAGCCCGCAAAATCGGTAAGCGCGAAAAACAAGATTTGCGCGATGAGATCGAATTTGAATTGCTGCCCAAAGCCTTCACCCGCACCAAAAAAATGGATGCTTGGCTGGATTTACCCAATGGCTGGATGATTATTAACAGCTCGTCCAATACGCCAGCGGAACGCTTAACCCATTTGTTGCGCAATACCTTGGGCAGCTTGCCCGTTGCTCCCCCGAAAACCGATATGAGTCCGGCAGTGCTAATGACGCAATGGTTGGCGGATGATCACACCTTGCCTGCACCATTTACCTTGGGCGAAGCGTGCGAATTAAAAGGGCAGGGCGAAGCAAAAAGTGTGGCAACGTTTAAGCGCCACGAGCTAATGGCAGAAGAAGTGCAAGCGAATTTGGCAGCGGGTAAAACGGTATCCAAACTCGCTTTAATCTGGGCAGACAAGATCAGTTTCGTCTTGACCGAAGATTTAGGGGTGCGTCAGGTGCGCTTCTTGGATGTGCTGGCCGACAATCTTAAGGATGCCGACCCGCAATCACGTGCTGAAAAGCTGGACATCGAATTCACCCTGATGACGGGTGAAGTGACGCTGATGTTAGCCGATTTGATGCAATGTTTTACGGCAGAACCTGAACCAGAGCCTGCTTAATTTTCTCAATCCGCGCTGTCTGGCTGGCAAGGGCAGTCGCGGGCATTCCCCCCAAAGCATACCACTGTTTTAAAACAGGTAACGCATGAGCACTGGGTTGCGCGGTTTCTTTGCGACTGCGCATGGTTTCTGAGAGTTGCGCGACTTGGTATTTGAGGCGCGTGGCTTGGAATTCGGCAGGGCTTTCGAGTGCTAACAGAATTTCCAGTTGCAAGCACAATAATTCACCCGTATTGCGGTTTTCAATTTGCGCATCAGCGCTGATGTCCGCTTGTTTGTGTTGCGCGGATTGGGTAGCAAGTGCTTCTAAATCGGCGCGTTGTTGTTGCTGGCGTGCCAGTTCGCGTTGACGCTGTTCTTCAGACTGACGGGTGGTTTCTGCTAATTGCGCATCGCGTTCTTGCTGTTGTTGCTGGCGTTCTTCACGCGCACGCGCAAACAGGGTGTCGATCGGTTCACGGAATTGTTTCCACAAACGTTGTTCGTCGGAAGGGCGCGAACTGAGGCTAATTTGCCATTGGGTTTGCAGCATTTTGGCTTGCTCAATGGCTTGTGCGGTGTTGGGGGAATCCAGCAGGGCTTTGGCTTGTTCGACCAGTTGGCTGCGTTCCTGCCAGTTGCGGGCGCGTTCGGCTTTAAAGTGGGTTTCTAGCGCATCCATCGCCGCATTGAAGCGGTCATTGACGTTTTTCCAGTCTTTGTGGCTGACAGTTCCAGCGGCTTTCCAATGTTTGCGGGAATCGTTGAGGGCGATTTGTAGCGCCCGCCAATCGGGAGTTTCCCAGTTGGTCTCTGCATGTAAGGCTTCGAGTTGGGCGCAAATGGTGTTGCGTTGTTCGAGGTGCGTGGCGCGTTGTTGCGCTTGCTCGGCAAAATATTGTTTGCTGGGTTCGTAAGCGGCGGTGGCGTTGCTGTCAAAGGCTTTCCACAGCGTGTGTTGTTGCCCCGGTTCGAGCTGGGACAGTTTGCGCCATTCTTCCCGTAAGGAATGGATTTTCTTGGCACGTTCTTGGGGGTCAAGTTCCGCATCGGTGCGCAGGTGTTCTGCTGTTTCGATCAGTTGTTTGCGTACTTGATCCGTACCCCAACGCCGCCAGTCTTGAATTTCCCGCAGGAAGGGAGCGAGTGCTTGCAGACGGCGTTGGAAAAAGGCTTGGTCTTTGCCGGGGATGTGCGTGGCCTGTTTGAGATTTTCTCTGAGGGTTTTATGCACTTCAACGGCTTCGCCGTATTGTTCGGCTTCTAAATAAGCTTCCAGCGTTTTCAAGCTGTGGTGTAAGTCGGCTAGGGTTTGCTCTTGTGTACGCCCGACATGGGCATGAACTCATGGGGTGCAAGTCCCCTGTAGGAGAACCCACCGTTCTGGCTTTCAGAGCGGCATAACTACTAGCCGACGGCAACTGCCACCCCGCGAGGGCTGGTGGGAAGGAAGCCGAAGCGCAAAACTGCGAGCCTACGGACAGAAACGTCATACAAGGCTGAGTCTCAGGGATGAGTGGGCACAAGGTCACGAAATCCAGTGGTTCGCGAGATACAGTAAATGACGGGGTTGTGCAGTGACAGTTCATGTTCTTATTCGGGGAGATCTGCTTAACCAGCGGTCGTCGTGAACCCGTACAGGCGCGGGTATAGAAAAGGTCTGGGCGTTCTGGCATGTCATCCGCCAGCAGCGAGCGAACCGGATGACAAACGGCAGCGCGGCGGGAGCAATCTTCACCGTGATTAAGCAGAAGTCAGCAGACGGCATAGTAGCCCAACGCCCGGCGTAATGGCGGGGACACGGTGAAGGCCGGAACATCAGGGGAGGAGCAGCCCACCTGACCTTGGCGGCAGCGATGCCAAAGGCGGTCAACGTGGCAGCGAGCCTCCCACAACATCCATTGAGCAACCATGAACATGGAACAAACCTTACTGAATGACATTTTGTTGCCCACCAACCTGCACCCGGCATGGAAACATGTGCGGCAGAACAAGGGCAGCGCAGGCATCGACGGCATCACGCTGGACGCCTACCCGGACTGGGCGAAAGCCCACTGGGCAAACATCCGGCGCGGGTTGCTGGCGGGTTATTATTGCCCGCAGCCAGTCAGACGGGTAGAGATTCCCAAACCGAACGGCGGTGTCCGTTTGCTGGGTATTCCCACCGTCAACGACCGGCTGATCCAGCAAGCCATCGTACAACGCCTGCAACCGTTGGTTGACCCCAGCTTCTCGGAACACAGCTACGGCTTCCGTCCGCACCGTTCAGCCCACCACGCCATCAGGGCGGTACAAGGCTTCATCCGGCGCGGCGACCGTTACGCCGTGGACATCGACCTGTCGAAATTCTTCGACAACGTAGACCACGACCTGCTGATGCACCGGCTGGGCAAACGGGTCAACGACCCGCATGTTCTTACCCTGATCGGCAAATACCTGCGGGCAGGTGTCAGCCACCACGGCAACATCGAAGCCACCCACGGGGTGTCCCCCAAGGTGGTCCACTGTCGCCACTGTTGGCAAACATCCTGCTCGACGACCTTGACCGGTTTCTGGAACGTAAAGGCTACCGGTTCGCCCGTTACGCCGACGACTTCGTGATTGGCGCAAAAACCCTTGCAGAAGGGCAGCGCATCAAAACTGAAGTCGAAACCTTTCTGCAAACCCTCAAGTTGCCGGTCAACGCCGACAAAAGCAGCGTCCTGCCGATGAACGAACTCTGCTTCCTCGGCTACCAGTTCCGGGGACTCCACCTTATCTGGAGTCCTGCGAGTCTGGCAGCCTTCAAGCACCGTATTCGCCAACTGACCAACCGCTCGTGGGGCGTCAGTTGGGAATACCGCTACCGGAAGCTGAAGGAATACCTCACCGGCTGGATGAACTACTTTGCTCTGGTCATCTTTGACCCGGTGGAACGGCTGGACTACTGGATACGGCGCAGAATCCGCATGTGCTACCTCAAGCAATGGCGGAAACCGCGCACCCGCATCCGCAACCTGATCAAGCTGGGCGTCCCGGAACGGTTGGCGGTCAGCATCGGGTTGAGTTCCAAAGGCTACTACCGGCTGGCAAAGACCAAGGCCATGCAAATGGGGCTGTCGAATCGCTGGCTGAAGGAACAAGGGTTAGTGTCGCTCAAGGATCAATGGGTCAAGTGCCGTTATCCCAACGGCTGATGAACCGCCCTGTGCGGAGCCGCACGCAGGGTGGTGTGGGGGCTGGGGGTTAGAAACCTCCGGCTACCCGATTGAGCTTGTTGTTGCTGGCGGTTTTTGCGGGCGGCGGCTTCGCGTTGCTGTTCTTGTTCGAGGCGCTCTTGTTGGGCTTGTGCGGCGGCCTCGGCTTGCTGTTGGGCTTCGGCAGCTAAACGCGCTTGTTCAGCGGCTTGTTGGGCTTGCAATTGTTGTTGCTGGGTGTGTTCGGTTTCCCAGGTTTGCAGGCGTTGTTGAAAGTCGGTCAGCGCTTGTTGGAAGCGTTGTTGTTGGGTTTGATTGGCGGTTTTGCTGATTTTTTGCCAACGTTGTTCCAGTACTTTGACGCGGGTTTTTTCTTGCGCCCAGCGTTGGGTGTTGCCGAGAGTTTCGGCTTCGGCACAGAGTGCGTCGATGTCGGCTTGTTGTTTGTGCTGATGTTGCACAATGTCTTCGCGTTCTTTAAGCAATTGACGCAGGCGTTTATTATTTTTGCCGTGCAGCTTTTCCAATGCTTGAAGTTGCGCCAAGTCATGAATCTGAGCAGCAGCGCTGTATTGAATCTCTTTGGAGGTGTCGTTACTGGCAATGGAGAACAATAATTCTTGGTCGTCCAGCTTGGCGATGGCTTGGTGACGCAATTTAACGCCCCGCATCGAATCACGCGCAATGCTGCGGAGGAGAGCGGGATTCTGTAGCCAAGCAAAGACTTCTGTCAGTAAATGGTCGTGGCGGTGATCAGTCGCCGCCAAACCAATGACACGTTGGCGGGCGCGTTCACCAATCGAACCCGCCGTGTGACCCATTTGCACCAAGGTCGGAATGTGGTGCAAACGGGTAATGGCTTCCATGCGTACATCACTGTCAGGATCGCTTTGAGCAATCTTGATCAATTCCATGCTGTCACCAGCGAGGCTCGCCAGTGATTTTACGCGGACACTGGCATCAGCGTGTTGCCATTTTGGTTTAAAGAACTTCCCTAACATACTATTTTTCGTCTTATTGTTGGCGTTACTTTACGCGCATTCCGGGTTCTGCACCCTTGTCAGGTGTCAGGATGAATAAATCTTTACCGCCGGGGCCTGCTGCCAACACCATGCCTTCGGATACGCCAAAGCGCATTTTACGGGGGGAAAGGTTGGCGACCATCACGGTGTAACGACCTTCCAGATCGGCGGGGTCGTAAGCGGATTTTATCCCGGCAAACACGTTGCGGGTTTCACCGCCCAGATCAAGGGTCAATTGTACCAGCTTATCAGCGCCTTTGACGTGTTCCGCTTTAACGATTTTAGCAATGCGCAAGTCGATTTTGGCGAAATCGTCGTAGTCAATCGTGGGGCTGATAGGGTCGTCGGTCAGGTATTGAGTACTGTTCCCTTCGACTTCGCTCAGGGAGCGGTTATCTGTTTGGTTGCTGAGCATAGCCGAAGCATTGTCTGCGAGCATGGCTTCGACCATTGCCGGTTCAACACGGGTCATCAGGGCTTTGAACGTGGCAATTTCGCTGCCAAGCAGTGGTGTCGCAACGCTTGCCCAAGTCAGTTCACCGGCATTGAGGAAGCTTTCTGCGTCCACCGCCAATTGTGGGAGAACCGGC
This window harbors:
- a CDS encoding ATPase, yielding MRLTVEEYRQWEHKKVTLLGMSGVGKTHISSMLREHDWFHYSGDYRIGTCYLDEDILDLIKEQAMKVPFLRELLRNDWIYIRNNIRVNDLGPVLSFVGKLGNPELGGVPLDAFIQRQAQYREAEIAAMRDVPEFIRKAQTIYGYSHFVNDAGGSLCELEEPGVFDLLAENTLILYIKVTTKDEEQKLIDRARSDPKPLYYRPNFLREHLAVYLQEQGLQYAAEMIPDDFTRWVFPRLFHSRLPRYEAIAHDYGYTVTSEEAAQVRDEADFNALIEMAIARHA
- the metA gene encoding homoserine O-succinyltransferase MetA; this translates as MPLVAHTALPTFERLRQEGQTVLSEDYAFNQDIRELHIGFLNMMPDAALAATERQFFRLVGESNLIAQFHIHPFTLESLPRSAKAQAYLDQYYEKFADLREQGLDALIITGANPAAQHLEDEPFWDGLCEVVAWAQENVTSTLCSCLASHALVQHLWGIRRRPLGFKRWGVYSHAVTMPEHPLVNDLNTRFDVPHSRFNQIDRAELEAVGVQILVESQEAGVHMAVSPDLFRMIFLQAHPEYDQVSLLKEYRRETLRWFDGARDDYPPFPENYLRPKAKAILTEYRLAQEIAKRQGKPLPDFPETLLLPMLHNTWRDTAKVFYSNWIGKVYQITNNDRRKPFMEGVDPNDPLGLRQTLGMR
- a CDS encoding DUF1800 domain-containing protein gives rise to the protein MGLLAFKDAAHLVSRTGLGAEWDAIKHLEGRSTQDAVEWVLHPKPEALKPAPAMTPWLKLEPMRLTDMKSRNSAWAISQREGKNLQAWWVEQMLTTKTPFLERMTLFWHNHFTSSIQKTLQPSLLHQQNLLFRRYALGSFAELLQAIARDPAMLMYLDGHQNNKNQPNENFARELLELFTIGRGHYRETDVKAATQAFTGWRVDHQTGKFVIRTDEHTEGAVTFLGKTGHFKGDDIVKLLLAHPRTAERLTEKFWLAFVSNRPDPALIGTWAQQLRQSNYDIKGLMRTVLNSEAFWASANRGTLVKSPVELVLGTVRMLPYPRESTQEMLNLCRLLGQELFDPPNVKGWAGGEHWISTQTLLVRNAYLSKLSRGNLNEKVANGVKLPDVPAEQLVEWLLPVKPLKPLPQAPGALRLVRALLLDPAFQVS
- a CDS encoding DUF1501 domain-containing protein, whose translation is MNRREFMGMAALLPWLTALPAEVLAVPARPQQRVVVLVKLAGGNDGLNTLIPHNDPLYYQHRPTIAVPKHQLIDIGEAQSLNPYLKALKPWWDKGNMAWVQGVGYPHSTLSHFRSSDIWETAVDASQYAETGWLGSLLPGCKPGLHGIAIGDSSGPMNGKNCNTIAMQSPQSFLSQINLLEDIQPVHTNSVLAHITNVHHQLYAAGEQLSTKLQRPMALGVNFSTGKLGRELEAVAKMILTGVDAAVYMVTLDGFDTHSNQMAVQSNLLHQLAGALDSFAQAMQRGGRWNDVMLMTYSEFGRRVQENHGKGTDHGTASVQLVMGGKVRGGIYGDAPDLSRLDGDGNVQHTVDFRAVYGTVSQRWLGQASPWAKFGTLPFV
- a CDS encoding recombination-associated protein RdgC, whose translation is MWFKNLYLLRLSSDFDLTPEALHEALESKPFLGCGNELREASGWVSPFGRNNEQLVLATNGCMLLTLAHQEKLLPASVVREELDTLVADIEEKEARKIGKREKQDLRDEIEFELLPKAFTRTKKMDAWLDLPNGWMIINSSSNTPAERLTHLLRNTLGSLPVAPPKTDMSPAVLMTQWLADDHTLPAPFTLGEACELKGQGEAKSVATFKRHELMAEEVQANLAAGKTVSKLALIWADKISFVLTEDLGVRQVRFLDVLADNLKDADPQSRAEKLDIEFTLMTGEVTLMLADLMQCFTAEPEPEPA
- a CDS encoding DUF349 domain-containing protein encodes the protein MKTLEAYLEAEQYGEAVEVHKTLRENLKQATHIPGKDQAFFQRRLQALAPFLREIQDWRRWGTDQVRKQLIETAEHLRTDAELDPQERAKKIHSLREEWRKLSQLEPGQQHTLWKAFDSNATAAYEPSKQYFAEQAQQRATHLEQRNTICAQLEALHAETNWETPDWRALQIALNDSRKHWKAAGTVSHKDWKNVNDRFNAAMDALETHFKAERARNWQERSQLVEQAKALLDSPNTAQAIEQAKMLQTQWQISLSSRPSDEQRLWKQFREPIDTLFARAREERQQQQQERDAQLAETTRQSEEQRQRELARQQQQRADLEALATQSAQHKQADISADAQIENRNTGELLCLQLEILLALESPAEFQATRLKYQVAQLSETMRSRKETAQPSAHALPVLKQWYALGGMPATALASQTARIEKIKQALVQVLP
- a CDS encoding reverse transcriptase domain-containing protein; this encodes MNMEQTLLNDILLPTNLHPAWKHVRQNKGSAGIDGITLDAYPDWAKAHWANIRRGLLAGYYCPQPVRRVEIPKPNGGVRLLGIPTVNDRLIQQAIVQRLQPLVDPSFSEHSYGFRPHRSAHHAIRAVQGFIRRGDRYAVDIDLSKFFDNVDHDLLMHRLGKRVNDPHVLTLIGKYLRAGVSHHGNIEATHGVSPKVVHCRHCWQTSCSTTLTGFWNVKATGSPVTPTTS
- a CDS encoding group II intron maturase-specific domain-containing protein, whose product is MANILLDDLDRFLERKGYRFARYADDFVIGAKTLAEGQRIKTEVETFLQTLKLPVNADKSSVLPMNELCFLGYQFRGLHLIWSPASLAAFKHRIRQLTNRSWGVSWEYRYRKLKEYLTGWMNYFALVIFDPVERLDYWIRRRIRMCYLKQWRKPRTRIRNLIKLGVPERLAVSIGLSSKGYYRLAKTKAMQMGLSNRWLKEQGLVSLKDQWVKCRYPNG